In a single window of the Deltaproteobacteria bacterium genome:
- a CDS encoding histidine kinase, which produces LKKSLEAKDKMLSFLDKLMENVKQDEKSLAGTPFEPLVLAAKKANIKVKDLTLKFIQNEEEIDRIQAYLFKNIKEILGKIEQEMIEGETFFYSRVKSYFRSIVVILGVASLLAILLSFFTSRSVSSALKRIINDLREASEQVSSASGNVSQAGQALAEGASSQAASLEETSSSLEEMAAMTKQNANNAQEADNLMKEANQVVNAANRSMSGLTRSMDEISKASEETSKIIKTIDEIAFQTNLLALNAAVEAARAGEAGAGFAVVADEVRNLALRAAESARDTSSLIEDTVTKIKQGSELVTETNEAFSKVSEKSAKVGELVAEIAAASNEQAEGITQLNKAMAEMDAVVQQNAANAEESASASEEMRSQAVQMKSIVEDLITLVEGEKGAHGSPTVTSGSSQVSRGKTQTQGGMIPLDNPEFLE; this is translated from the coding sequence ATTAAAGAAAAGCCTTGAGGCCAAGGATAAGATGTTGAGCTTCCTTGACAAGCTCATGGAAAACGTGAAGCAAGACGAGAAGTCTCTGGCAGGGACACCATTTGAACCCTTGGTCCTTGCGGCAAAGAAAGCCAACATCAAGGTGAAGGATTTGACCCTGAAGTTCATCCAGAATGAGGAGGAGATCGATCGGATCCAGGCATACCTTTTTAAGAATATCAAGGAGATACTCGGCAAGATTGAGCAGGAAATGATAGAAGGGGAAACCTTCTTTTATTCCAGGGTGAAGTCCTATTTCCGGAGCATAGTGGTGATCCTCGGGGTAGCCTCACTACTGGCCATCCTCCTGAGTTTTTTCACCTCGAGATCTGTTTCCTCCGCTCTTAAGCGGATTATTAATGATCTTCGTGAGGCCTCGGAACAGGTATCTTCTGCTTCAGGCAACGTCTCCCAGGCCGGTCAGGCCCTTGCCGAAGGGGCATCGTCCCAGGCCGCCTCCCTGGAAGAAACCTCTTCTTCTCTGGAAGAGATGGCCGCCATGACGAAGCAGAATGCGAACAACGCCCAGGAGGCCGACAACTTGATGAAAGAGGCCAACCAGGTTGTCAACGCCGCTAATCGCTCAATGAGCGGCTTGACCAGATCCATGGACGAAATCTCCAAAGCGAGTGAAGAAACCTCCAAGATCATCAAAACCATCGATGAAATTGCTTTTCAGACCAACCTCCTCGCCCTGAATGCGGCTGTGGAGGCCGCAAGGGCCGGAGAGGCGGGTGCCGGTTTCGCGGTAGTGGCGGATGAGGTGCGAAACCTGGCCCTTCGGGCGGCGGAGTCCGCCAGAGATACCTCGAGCCTCATTGAGGATACGGTCACGAAGATCAAACAGGGCTCTGAGCTGGTGACCGAAACCAATGAAGCCTTCTCCAAGGTGTCGGAAAAGTCTGCAAAGGTCGGTGAATTGGTTGCGGAAATCGCCGCCGCCTCAAACGAGCAGGCCGAAGGAATAACCCAGTTGAACAAGGCGATGGCGGAGATGGATGCAGTTGTCCAGCAGAATGCGGCCAATGCCGAGGAATCCGCTTCGGCCTCCGAGGAAATGCGCTCCCAGGCTGTTCAGATGAAGTCCATCGTGGAGGACCTGATTACGCTCGTGGAGGGTGAAAAAGGGGCACATGGGAGCCCCACGGTGACCTCCGGTTCCTCCCAGGTTTCCCGGGGAAAGACCCAGACCCAGGGAGGAATGATCCCTTTGGATAATCCTGAATTTTTGGAATAA
- the ybaK gene encoding Cys-tRNA(Pro) deacylase: MGKEKIPATPAIRFLKARKVPFLLHAYRYEEHGGTTVSARELRVDEHLVIKTLVMEDEKKNPLIVLMHGDKQVSTKNLARTLGVKSVTPCDPQTARKHTGYIVGGTSPFGTRKPLKVYVEESILSLPRIYINAGKRGLLAEIAPKDLVRVLEPVPVNVAI; the protein is encoded by the coding sequence ATGGGAAAAGAAAAAATACCGGCGACTCCGGCCATAAGGTTTCTGAAGGCTCGGAAGGTCCCTTTTCTCCTTCATGCATACCGATACGAGGAGCACGGAGGAACAACTGTTTCAGCAAGGGAACTTCGCGTTGACGAGCACCTGGTCATCAAGACCCTGGTAATGGAAGACGAGAAGAAAAACCCTCTGATCGTTCTCATGCACGGCGACAAACAGGTCTCCACCAAGAACTTAGCCAGAACCTTGGGAGTCAAGTCCGTCACACCCTGCGATCCCCAAACCGCCCGGAAGCACACTGGGTATATCGTCGGCGGGACATCACCCTTCGGGACCCGAAAACCCCTGAAAGTCTATGTGGAAGAGTCGATCCTCTCTCTCCCCAGGATCTATATCAATGCTGGGAAAAGGGGGCTCCTGGCGGAAATCGCTCCCAAGGACCTTGTTCGGGTGCTGGAGCCAGTACCCGTAAACGTCGCCATCTGA
- a CDS encoding aminotransferase class III-fold pyridoxal phosphate-dependent enzyme has protein sequence MKETPKLNITKSRELFEEACGLVPGGVLGARKPSDFIEGEYPIFFESGKGSHLTDVDGNEFIDFLCGYGPIILGYREEEVDNAVCEQVREKGICFTLTQKYQNELAKKLTELVPSSELSIFLKTGSDATSASIRIARAYTGKIKVMRCGYHGWHDWCVEMKGGIPLKFYEDVFEFKYNDLDQLEKLMAEHGAETAAIIMTPFGHPNHEKMQEPSPGFLEGVRDLADKYGAVLVYDEIRTGFRLRMGGAQELYGVIPDMTVLGKAIANGYPISVVTGKKDVMMAAADKLFISSTFFPNSEGFVAALKTIEILERDRVLDNIWEKGERFMKKIRAILDKYDVGAELTGVAPMFYITFKKDETGTYKGKRKDFYTQLIRKGFFFSPYHHSYICFRHTEEDLDLTLRAIEESLAFVKNKYSLSS, from the coding sequence ATGAAAGAGACACCGAAACTGAATATAACCAAGAGCAGGGAACTCTTTGAAGAAGCGTGTGGCCTGGTGCCGGGAGGAGTTCTGGGTGCAAGAAAACCCAGCGATTTTATTGAAGGTGAATACCCTATTTTTTTCGAATCAGGCAAAGGAAGCCATCTTACGGATGTTGACGGCAACGAATTTATTGATTTCTTGTGCGGTTACGGGCCCATTATTCTCGGTTACCGTGAAGAAGAGGTTGATAACGCGGTTTGTGAACAGGTTAGGGAAAAAGGAATCTGCTTCACCCTGACACAAAAATATCAAAATGAGCTGGCAAAAAAGTTGACCGAACTTGTGCCGTCATCCGAGTTGAGTATTTTTCTGAAAACCGGGTCAGACGCCACCTCGGCCAGTATTCGCATAGCACGGGCCTATACGGGCAAGATCAAGGTCATGCGTTGCGGATACCATGGCTGGCATGACTGGTGCGTTGAAATGAAGGGGGGGATTCCTTTAAAATTTTATGAAGACGTGTTTGAGTTTAAGTATAATGACCTTGATCAACTGGAAAAACTGATGGCCGAACACGGTGCTGAGACAGCCGCAATCATTATGACTCCGTTCGGTCATCCAAACCATGAAAAAATGCAGGAACCCTCGCCCGGATTTCTGGAAGGGGTAAGGGATCTTGCAGACAAATACGGCGCAGTGTTGGTCTATGATGAGATAAGGACCGGTTTCAGGCTGAGGATGGGTGGTGCCCAGGAACTCTATGGTGTTATTCCCGACATGACCGTGCTGGGAAAGGCGATTGCAAACGGATACCCGATTTCCGTGGTAACCGGCAAAAAGGACGTCATGATGGCGGCGGCTGACAAGCTCTTTATTTCGTCAACCTTTTTCCCGAACAGTGAAGGGTTTGTCGCGGCCCTGAAGACCATAGAAATCCTTGAACGAGACAGGGTGCTCGATAATATATGGGAAAAGGGCGAGCGATTCATGAAGAAGATCCGAGCGATCCTGGATAAATATGACGTGGGCGCCGAGCTGACCGGGGTCGCCCCCATGTTTTACATCACCTTCAAAAAGGATGAAACAGGGACATATAAAGGAAAACGGAAAGACTTCTATACTCAGCTCATCCGCAAAGGGTTCTTCTTCTCGCCTTACCACCACTCCTATATCTGCTTTCGACACACGGAAGAAGACCTGGATTTGACTTTGAGGGCCATTGAAGAATCCCTGGCATTTGTGAAAAACAAATATTCACTTTCGTCTTAA
- a CDS encoding saccharopine dehydrogenase NADP-binding domain-containing protein → MRVFVLGGAGGMGQGVARDLIKQEEVSDVVLGDLFPDPERLAPKLRDSAKVTLVKMDVNDHAGMVNAFKDSDVVINCAGPFYKTAVPVARAAVEARVNYIDICDDYEGTEILFNSDIDKVAKEAGITVLTGMGSDPGTNNVLVKWFADRLDSVEEIYLYWVVSIAELAGAAWDHSLHMTLGKIPQYINGELVYVEGGTDVVAEEFLEPLGTCHVRYVGHPQPLTIPRYIKGVKNVIIKGALIPLWVDELIKEQKETGFLSKEPKDINGTSVVPYDLTLKLWETIPEGRDKGPQASGLKVIVKGERGGKKVTYTADMVGRMAPGTGIPASIAALMMNAGDVTEKGVMAPEGCIDPDKFLAAFLKRGARIHQTEKISSMFEI, encoded by the coding sequence ATGCGTGTATTTGTGCTGGGCGGAGCAGGGGGAATGGGGCAGGGAGTTGCCCGGGACCTGATAAAACAAGAAGAGGTGTCGGATGTTGTCCTTGGAGACTTATTTCCAGATCCGGAGAGACTGGCGCCTAAGTTAAGAGATAGTGCAAAGGTTACCTTGGTCAAGATGGATGTAAATGACCATGCCGGCATGGTAAACGCATTCAAGGACTCGGATGTTGTAATCAACTGCGCAGGTCCCTTCTATAAAACGGCCGTGCCCGTGGCCAGGGCAGCGGTTGAAGCACGTGTCAACTATATTGATATTTGTGATGATTACGAAGGGACCGAAATACTTTTCAACTCAGATATTGACAAGGTGGCGAAGGAAGCCGGCATTACTGTTCTTACAGGTATGGGATCAGACCCCGGAACCAATAATGTCTTAGTGAAATGGTTCGCGGATAGATTGGACAGTGTTGAAGAAATTTACCTCTATTGGGTGGTAAGCATTGCAGAACTTGCAGGCGCCGCCTGGGACCATAGTCTTCATATGACCCTCGGGAAAATTCCCCAGTATATCAACGGTGAACTGGTTTACGTGGAAGGCGGGACCGATGTGGTAGCAGAAGAATTCCTGGAACCTTTGGGTACGTGCCATGTCCGCTATGTGGGTCATCCCCAGCCATTGACCATCCCCCGATATATCAAAGGGGTAAAAAATGTCATCATCAAAGGAGCGCTCATCCCTCTCTGGGTAGACGAATTGATCAAGGAACAAAAAGAGACGGGATTCCTGAGTAAAGAGCCAAAGGATATCAACGGCACCAGCGTGGTACCTTACGACCTGACCCTTAAGCTTTGGGAGACCATCCCTGAAGGGAGAGACAAAGGTCCTCAGGCTTCGGGCCTCAAAGTAATCGTCAAAGGCGAACGAGGCGGGAAAAAGGTGACATACACGGCGGATATGGTTGGAAGAATGGCCCCCGGGACAGGTATTCCGGCTTCGATAGCGGCCCTCATGATGAATGCCGGGGATGTGACGGAAAAGGGAGTAATGGCCCCCGAGGGCTGCATTGATCCCGACAAATTCCTGGCAGCCTTTTTAAAGCGAGGTGCCAGAATCCATCAAACAGAAAAAATTTCCTCCATGTTTGAAATCTAA